AAGTTCTATACTGTGACTGTAAACTGAATACTGCGACTGAAAACTGTTTTTACTGCGACTGTCCTTCGACTCCGCTCAGGATGACACAGCAAACCGCGACTGAAAACTGAAAACTAATTTATAATTAATTTTACCCGTTCTCCCCTTTGATTACACAATAGTGACTTTTTTGTCTCTATGAGCTAATAATATGCGTTATTGCCCATGTAATCGATATTTCAAACCTTTACTAAATAATCAAATAAAAAACACATGAATAATTTAGCAAAGCAAATTGAAAATCTAAATAACGAATTATCGCAACAAATACCGTTGGAAGTATTAGAAGTATTCGAAAAATCAATAAGCGATTTAAAGACTCAAAATATTGAAAATAAAAGCATCAAAATTGGAGATGTAATTAGTCCTTTTTCATTACTAAATGCCCAAAACCAGTTAGTTCATTCCAAAGACATTCTAAAGAAAGGCAAAACGATACTTGCTTTTTACCGTGGTAGTTGGTGTCCGTATTGCAATTTAGAACTTAGAGCATTACAAAATAATATCACAAAAATTGCAAGTCATAATGTTAGCCTTCTAGCTGTATCACCACAAAGTCCAGATCATAGCAATGCACTTTCAGAAAAACATCAATTGACTTTTGACGTTTTCACGGATGAAAATAATCAGTTAGCAAAACAACTAGGAATTGATTTTAAACTGCAAGATTTTGCCTTACCTACTTATCAGGCAATAGGAATTAATTTAAACGAATTTAATCAAGATAATGAAAACACATTGCCTGTGCCTGCAGTATTTGTAATAGACTCTGACGGATCTGTAATTTATAAATTTGTAGATTCTGATTATAGAAACAGACTTGATATTGAAGAGTTAATACAATCATTATAGCTACGCTCAGTTCGTAGTCTCAGTGTTCAGTCGCAGTTTAAAGTCGCAGTTTGCAATTTTAAACTGTTTTTACTGTGACTGTAAACTGCGACTGTCCTTCGTTTCCGCTCAGGATGACAACGCAAACTGTGACTGTAAACTGCGACTGTCCTTCGTCTCCGCTCAGGATGACAGCCAAACTGAGACTGTAAACTGTTTTTACTGTGACTGCAAACTGTAAACTGTAAACTGTAAACTGTAAACTGTAAACTGTAAACTGAATACTGCGACTGAACACTGCGACTGCAAACTGTGACTGCAAACTGTGACTGCAAACTGTGACTGCAAACTGTAAACTGAATACTGCGACTGAACACTGTGACTGTAAACTGAGTCGTGAAATAAGACTACTAAATTAATTATAATATTAACATTAAGTAAAAAGCTAAAACACTAGAAACAAGAGTATTTACAATTGATAACTTTTTAATAATATTATTTTAAAGAAAATTTAATAAACATTGAATTCTCAATTATTATATTTGGCGACTTATCCCTAAAAGATTATTCATTTTAGGGATTCTAAAAAAAGATTTTCTCTCTAATTTACCTATGAAACCTATTAAGTTTATTTATACTATTTTATTATCGTTGCTTGTTTTTCATGGCAGTGTAGAATATTATAAATTTCCTTCTGAAGTAAATAATTATCAACTACAAGACCTCTTTTTAGCTTCAGAGGTTCCTCAGCTTGAATCATCTTCTTTGTATATGACTGATGCAGAGATGCATTTTATACTCAAAAAGAATATAAAAAGCCGCGTAGCTAATTCGGAAACTAGTCTTTTAAAAAAACATGACTACTCTAACTTATTTGATTTTAAGGAATTAAAAGAAAAAATAATTTATAGTATCGCTACTATTTATAAAGACCAGCGACACAATCACCTGCATTTATACCAACTTTTCTAGATTTCTGGAACACCTTATTTTTATATAATATCCATTTATAGTAATGCATTTTCATTATTATTTATTGGATGATATAATCTATAAGTTTAGTTCTTAAAAAACGGTATTCCATCCTTGGAGTATACGACACATCTCTATTTTTAATACCCACTCACCACTAACTCCCTGTAGATCAATATTTGGGAGGAAATATATTTATATAATACTTTAAAAATTAATCATGATTATTAGTAAAAAACATTTCTTATTGTACGGTTTATCGTTCTTATTCCTAACCGCTTGTGCAGATAAACCAAAAAATGATACCGCCAATATAAAAACGCTACCTGTTTATAAAATCACTTTAAAAGATACTGTAGTTTCAAACCGATTTGTTGCCGATGTACATGCTAAAAACAATGTAGAAATCCATGTTCGTATCCCTGGAATATTAGATAAGGTTTTTGTTAGCGAAGGACAAAAAGTAAACAAAGGGCAAGTTCTTTTTAAAATTAGTGATGCCGAACTTCAAATACAACTTATCAAAGCAGATGCAGTTTACAAAAGCATGTTAGCAGACCTTAGAATTGCAAATGTTGAATTAAGTCAAGCACAGACTCTTTTTACAAAAAAGGTAATTGCTAGCCAAGAATTAGAATTATCTAAGGCTAAACACGATGCAGCAAGTGCTAAAGTGGCACATGCTGCTGCAGAAAAAAAATCAATCAATCAGCAAATTAGCTTTACTACAATACGAGCACCTTTTGATGGAACAATCGATCGTATTCCGTTTAAAGAAGGAAGTCTTGTTGAAAATGGTTCATTGCTTACAACACTATCACAGTTAGATGATGTGTATGCTTATTTCTCAATCCCAGAAAATACTTATTTCCAAATGATGGCCGATAATAGCCTGAAAACTAAAGGAGATATACAATTAGTATTACCAAACGGAGTGGTATATAATCAAAAAGGAGAGTTAAAAACTGCCGATGGAGAGATCGACAGACAAACTGGTTCTATTCAGTATAAAGCAAAATTTCATAATCCAGAAGGCTTCATAAAACATGGAACTTCAGGTAGTTTAATTATTTCAGAGCCAAGAACCGATGTGGTATTAATACCTCAAAAAGCGGTTTTCTCTATTCAAGACAAGCAATTTGTATTTGTTGTCAACAAGGAAGGAATCGTAAAGATGACCAACATTAGTATTGCAAATACGCTTGACGATGCATACATATTAAACAAAGGATTGAAACAAAATGATCTTATTGTACAAGAAGGTACTCAATCACTAAGAGATGGAGACAAGATCAATATCAAACAAATGCAAAGCGCTAGCTTGTAATCAATTCCTTAATTAAAATTAAAAAGATACAATAATGATAGAGATGTTTATCAAAAGAAAAATATTATCATTAATCATTTCGGTGATGATAGTACTTCTCGGAATACTAGCTTTATTCCAATTACCTATAACACAATTCCCTGATATTGTTCCTCCATCGGTAACAGTAACTGCTAAATATACTGGTGCAAATGCCGAAGTATCTGCCAATGCCGTCGCGCTGCCATTAGAACGAGCTATAAATGGTGTACCCGGAATGACTTATATGTCGACCGTTACATCAAACGACGGTTTAACCCTTATTCAAGTATTCTTTGAGGTAGGAACCGATCCCGATTTGGCTGCGGTAAACGTACAAAACAGAGTTACTACGATACTAGATGAACTTCCCGAAGAGGTTATACGAGCTGGAGTAACTACAGAAAAGGAGGTTAACAGTATGTTGATGTACCTTAACGTTACTAGTACAGACGAGATTCAGGACGAACAGTTTATTTTCAACTTTACTGATATAAATATTCTTCAGGAACTAAAACGTATTGACGGTGTAGGACGTGCAGAAATAATGGGTCAGAAAGAATATTCTATGCGAGTATGGCTTGATCCACAAAAAATGCTTTCTTATAATATTTCGGCAAATGAAGTTATAAATTCATTACAGAAACAAAATATTTCTGCCGCTCCCGGTAAGGTTGGTGAAGGATCAGGACAATTGGACAGCCAAGTTCAATATGTTATAAAATACGGAGGAAAATTCTTTGAACCTAAACAGTATGAAGAAGTACCACTAAGAGCAAATTCAGACGGTACCATCTTAAAATTAAAAGATGTTGCTAAAATAGAATTGGGATCGATGAGTTACGGAATGGTTTCTAAGACTGATGGAAAACCATCGGCTTCAATCATGCTAAAACAACGTCCAGGATCTAATGCATCGGAAGTAATTGCCAGCGTAAAAGCAAAAATGGCTGAGCTAAAAGGAAGCTCATTCCCTCCTGGAATGAATTATAATATTGCGTATGATGTATCTCGTTTTCTTGATGCCTCAATTGATGAAGTTTTAGTAACGCTTGTAGAAGCTTTCCTTCTTGTAGCCTTTGTCGTTTTTATATTCTTGCAAGACTGGCGTTCTACGCTTATTCCTGTTTTAGCAGTTCCTGTAGCATTGATTGGTTCATTTACTTTTATGTCGATGATGGGCTTTTCTATAAACCTACTTACTCTTTTTGCTTTAGTACTTTCGATAGGTATTGTCGTCGATAATGCCATTGTCGTCGTCGAGGCTGTACACGTTAAAATTACAGAGGAACACATGGATCCGTTGCCAGCAACCATAAGCGCGATGAAAGAAATTACGGGTGCCGTTATTGCAATTACAATTGTAATGGCTGCAGTATTTATTCCTGTAGCTTTCCTTAGCGGACCTGTTGGAGTTTTCTACAGGCAATTTTCGCTTACCATGGCAATTAGTATTGTAATATCTGGTATTAATGCACTTACATTAACACCTGCTTTATGTGCTAT
The nucleotide sequence above comes from Flavobacterium branchiarum. Encoded proteins:
- a CDS encoding efflux RND transporter periplasmic adaptor subunit, coding for MIISKKHFLLYGLSFLFLTACADKPKNDTANIKTLPVYKITLKDTVVSNRFVADVHAKNNVEIHVRIPGILDKVFVSEGQKVNKGQVLFKISDAELQIQLIKADAVYKSMLADLRIANVELSQAQTLFTKKVIASQELELSKAKHDAASAKVAHAAAEKKSINQQISFTTIRAPFDGTIDRIPFKEGSLVENGSLLTTLSQLDDVYAYFSIPENTYFQMMADNSLKTKGDIQLVLPNGVVYNQKGELKTADGEIDRQTGSIQYKAKFHNPEGFIKHGTSGSLIISEPRTDVVLIPQKAVFSIQDKQFVFVVNKEGIVKMTNISIANTLDDAYILNKGLKQNDLIVQEGTQSLRDGDKINIKQMQSASL
- a CDS encoding peroxiredoxin-like family protein; the protein is MNNLAKQIENLNNELSQQIPLEVLEVFEKSISDLKTQNIENKSIKIGDVISPFSLLNAQNQLVHSKDILKKGKTILAFYRGSWCPYCNLELRALQNNITKIASHNVSLLAVSPQSPDHSNALSEKHQLTFDVFTDENNQLAKQLGIDFKLQDFALPTYQAIGINLNEFNQDNENTLPVPAVFVIDSDGSVIYKFVDSDYRNRLDIEELIQSL